DNA sequence from the Blastomonas fulva genome:
TCTCGATCGCATCGATGACCAGACGGTCGATGCACTGGACAATCTGGCCGTTCTGTTCATCGATCTGGATGGCTTCAAGGACATCAACGACACCCATGGCCACCAGGCCGGTGACAGCCTGATCCGCAGCCTTTCCGTGCGCATCCGCGAGATCTGCCCACCGCATTCGATGCTCGCGCGGGTTGGCGGTGACGAATTCGTGGTGCTGATCGAGACACCACAGGCAGCCTCGGTCGCGGCATCGATGGCAGAGCGCATCAGCAACGAAATCGCGCTTCCCGTCCTGGTCGACCGGCACGTTCTGCAGGTCGGCGCGAGTATCGGGATCGCCACCAATGCCAACGGCGCGTGCACCTCGCACGAGCTGCTGCGGCGCGCCGATACCGCGATGTATCACGTCAAGACCGGTAAGAAGGGCAAGATCGCGGTCTATGACGCCGCGCTGGACCGCGGCCGCCTGCGCCGGATGGAAATCGAGGCGGAAATCGGCACGGGGCTCGACAAAGGCGAGTTCGACGTTTTCTACCAGCCGGTCATCGATGCGCATTCCGGGCAGATCGTGGCGACAGAGGCGCTGATCCGCTGGCCGCGGCGCGCAGCCGGCGTGCTGGTGCCGCAGCAGTTCATCGAGATCGCCGAAGCCACCGGACAGATCCATCCGCTGGGCATGTTCGTGCTGGAGCGCGCCTGCAGGGACGTGGGGCCGCTGGGCGATCTCAGCCTGAGCGTGAATGTATCGCCCGCGCAGTTTCGCGACCCCGGCTTCCTGCGCCAGGTCGCGCATGTGCTGGAACAGACCCGCTTTCCTGCAGGGCGGCTGCAGCTGGAAATCACCGAGGGCTATCTGCTGTCCCAGCCCGAAACGGCGATCCGCACGATCCGGTCGTTCAAGGCCATGGGCTTGTCGATCGCGCTCGACGACTTCGGTACCGGGTTCACCAGCATCCATTATCTGCGCACCTACGGCTTCAGTCATGTGAAGATCGACAAGTCGCTGCTCGTCGATCTCGGCCCCGGCAGCAAAGCATCCTTCCTGGTTGCAGGCGCAATCAACCTGGCGCGCGGGCTGGATATGGAAGTCACCGCCGAAGGTGTCGAAACCCATGAACAGGCAGCTTTGCTCCGCGCGGCGGGTTGCGACAGGCTGCAGGGCTTCCTGTTCGGGCGGCCCATGCCGATCGCCGATCTCAGGGCCATGTGCGCGCAGGGCACGGGCGATCTGCGTCAGGGGCCCCCGGCACTTCGGGCGCTCTGATCACGGCGCCAGACAAGCACCGACCAGCGCGGCGCGAGGTCATCATGCAGATTTCGACGCCCCGTTGCGGCTTCCGCCAATTTTGACCCGCATCAAAGACCGGCATCGTCCGATGGCATAAACCATGCCTCATGTGGACCTTTCACCCCGATCTGCTCGCCCGGCCCGTGCCGCGGTATACCAGCTACCCGACGGCGGCGGATTTTGTCGATGAGGTGGGGGCGGAGCAATATGCAGGTGCGCTTGCCGGAATGGCGTCGGCGACCCCGCTGTCGCTGTATGTCCACATCCCCTATTGCGACCAGATCTGCTGGTATTGCGGGTGCAACACGGGAGCTGCCAACCGCAAGCACCGGCTGACAGACTATCTCACCGCACTGCGCGCCGAGATCGCGATGGTCGCCAAGCGGCTGGGCGGACGTGGGCGCGTTCAGCATATCGCCTTTGGCGGGGGCAGCCCCAACGCGATCACTCCTGTCGATTTCGTGCGCCTGCTCGACCGGATCATGACCGTGTTCGATTGCAGCGACCCGGAGATATCGATCGAGGTCGATCCGCGCACCTTCACGCTGGAATGGGCGCGTGTGCTGGCCTCGTCGCAGGTCAGCCGGGTGAGCATGGGAGTGCAGACCTTCTCGCCGAGGATCCAGGCGGCAATCGGCAGAGTGCAGCCGCTCGAGCATATCGAACAGGCGGTGATGAGCTTGCGGATGCGCGGCATCGATTCGATCAATTTCGATCTGATGTACGGCCTACCCGGCCAGACGCTCGACGATCTCGACGGCACGCTGGAACAGACCATCCGCCTCGCCCCCAGCCGTATCGCGCTGTTCGGCTATGCACATCTTCCCACCATGATCCCGCGGCAGAAGCGGATCGATGCGAGCAACCTGCCCGATGACCGGCAGCGTTTCGAACAGGCCGCGTTCGGCTACCTGCGGCTGCGCGATGCTGGCTATGTCCCGGTCGGGTTCGATCATTTCGCGCTGCCATCGGATCCGCTGGCGGTCGCCGCACTGGAGAACCGCGTGAACCGCAATTTCCAGGGGTTCACCCATGACGGCGCATCGACGCTGCTGGGCTTCGGGGCGAGCGCGATCAGCATCCTGCCCGGGCTGATCGTGCAGAACGAGAAGAACGCCGGACCCTATCGCGCGCTGGTCGGCGCAGGCCAGCTGCCCGCCTCGCGCGGGGTCGCGCCCGATGCGCAGGACAGCGCCCGGTCCGCGATCATCAACGCCATCTTGTGCCGGGGCCGCGTGCGTCTGGCCGATGACCTGCTCCCTCCTGCCCGCGCCGCTCTTGCCGAGTTCGAACGGCGCGGGCTCCTTTTCTGGGATGCCGACATGCTCGTGCTCAACCCCGGATCAGAACCCTATGCCCGCGTGATCGCGGCGCAGTTCGACGGCTATCGCGGTGCGATTCATCCGCGTGGCGGACCTGTCAGCTTGCATTCCGCCGCGCCTGCCTGTTGAGGTTATACAGGCAGCGCGGGCGCGAATCGCGCGCGCCTGCCTGAACCAACCGGGGGAGCCGAGCCATGACGACATCCGAGGCGCAGTCCAATTATGCTGGCGTGTTCGGCAACCGCATCGGCTTTGGCCAGCGGCCGGCCTTGCTGCTGATCGATTTCGTCCAGGCCTATTTCGACCGCGATTGCGTGCTCTATGCCGATGTCGAGGATGCGCTGGCCAGCGCCATCCGGGTGCGCGACGCCGCACGGTCGGCGGGGATTCCGGTCATCTACACCAACGTCGTCTATCATCCGAGCCTGCTGGATGGCGGGCGCTTCATGCAGAAGACGCCGCTGCTCAAGGTGTTCGTGGAGGGCTCGCCGATGGGGGCCTGGCCCAAGGGGCTCGAACCCAGCGCCGACGAGTTCGTGATCTCCAAGCAATATCCCAGCGCGTTCTTCGGCACCTCGCTGGCAGCGACGCTGACCGCGATGGGTGTGGACAGCGTGATCCTGACCGGGCTTTCCACCAGCGGCTGCGTGCGCGCGACCTGCGTCGACACCTCCAGCCACGGCTTCATCCCGATCGTTGTCGCCGATGCCTGTGGTGATCGTCACCAGGCCCCGCATGAGGCCAACCTGTTCGACATGAACGCCAAATATGCCGATGTCGTCAGCGAAGCCGAGGTGCTGGAGCATCTGGCAGGGCTGAAGGGCTAGCGCTTCACCATTTCAGTCGTCACCCCCGCGAACCCGGGGGTCCCGCTTCCTTGCCAAGTCTGCGCAAAAGCGGGATTCCCGCGTTCGCGGGAATGACGGTTACACCGCGCCTGCAGCCTTCAACTCGGCAATCGCGGCCTCGTCCAGCCCCAGTAGGTCCCCATAGACCTGCGCGTTGTGCTCGCCGATGCTCTGCGGCGCGAGGGTGCGGATGCTGCCGGGCGTGTCGGAGAGCTTGGGGAAGCTGTTCTGCATCGCGAACTTGCCCCACCGCGGGCTGTCCACTTCGACCAGCGCATCGCGCGCCTTGAAATGCTCGTCCTGCAACATGTCCGCCGCGCCATAGATCTTGCCTGCGGGGACACTGTATTCGATCATCAGCGCCTCGACCTGCGCCACGGTCAGCGTCCTGGTCCAAGCCTCGATCAGCTCGTCGAGCTCGGTCTGCCGCTCGCCGCGCGCCAGATGCGTGGCATAGCGGGGATCGGTGGCAAGTTCGGGCCGCCCCATCGCGGCGCACAACCGTGCGAACACCGCATCCTGGTTGGCGCCGATCAGATATTCGCCATCGCTGCACTGATAGACGTTGCTGGGCGCGACGCCTTCCAGGATCGATCCGGTCCGCTGGCGAACATGGCCACCGACCATATATTCGGGCACCAGGCTTTCCATCACCTGTAGCACCGCCTCATAAAGCGCGCTGTCGACGACCTGGCCCTTGCCGGTGCGCTCGCGCGCATGCAGCGCGGCAAGCGCGCCCATGCAGCCATAGGTCGCAGCCAGGCTGTCGCCGATCGAAACCCCCATGCGGCTGGGCGGACGATCGGGATCGCCAACGATAGCGCGCCAGCCGCCCATCGCCTCGCCGATGCCGCCAAAGCCCGCGCGCGACGAATACGGCCCGGTCTGGCCATAGCCCGAAACGCGCACGATGATCAGCCGCGGGTTGATCGCATGCAGTGCGTCAGGCCCCAGACCCCATTTCTCGATCGTGCCGGGCTTGAAGTTCTCGATCAGGATATCGGCCTGCGCGGCCAGCTTGCGCACGATCTCCTGGCCTGCCGGAATGCGCAGGTTGGCGCTCACCGATTTCTTGTTGCGGGCGACGACCTCCCACCACAATTTGTGCTCGCCATGGCCCCAGGCACGCATCGGATCGCCGCCGACCTTTCCGCCTTCGGCTGGAGGTTCGACCTTGATCACTTCTGCGCCCATGTCGCCCAGCAGCTGGCCGCAGAACGGTCCCGCGATCAGCTGCCCCAGTTCGATGACACGGATGCCCGCCAGAGCCCCCCGGTTTTCTTCGCTCATCGAATGTGTCCCTTATTCTGCGGCGATGGCGTGATGAGCCCAGCGCGGCTGGATCGGCGCGGGAAGCCCGGTTTCGGCAAGGCAGTTGGCGCGAAGCTGCTCGATGCTCGGGCCATAATCGAACAGCGGCAGGTCGGGCCGTTCGCTGCGCATCTGGGTGCGCAGGGCTTCGGTCGCCGCCGCATCGAGCACGCCATCGGCATCGGCGATGACGCCATAGGCCTTGGCGCCTTCCGATGTGACCAGACCCTGGCGGATTTCCTTGGCCACCAGCTCGGCTGCGCGCTCGAGCGGATCGCCCCAGCCGCCGCCGCCCCAGGTGATGAAGTGGAGGACGTCGCCCGCCTCGATCGCCAGATCCTCGACCTTGTTGCCGACGATGCTCTGCGTGCCATCGGGCTTTTCGAGGATCTTGCGCGCCCTTGCCCCCGGCTTGCCGCCGTTGACTCCCCAAGGCGGAACGAACCAGCGGTCGTCATGGATCGCGATGACGCCCGGCTCGAGGAAGCGATAGGTCATGATGATGCCGTTGCCGCCGCGGTGCAGGCCTGCACCGCCGCTGTCGGGCACGGTTTCATAGCGTTCGATGACCAGCGGGAAGTACCGCTCGAGGAACTCGTTGGGCACGTTGGTGAAGCCCGGCCACAGCGAATGGCCATCGGGCCCATCGCCCATCGGCCGCCCCGGAATCCCGCCAAAGCCGATCTGGAACAGCTGGAACCACTCGCCTTGTCTGTCGGTGCCCGCATAGAACAGATGCGGCGACGACGAGAAGCCGGCGGCGTTGAGGAACTCGGGGGTCTTCTGGCCGAGCAACCCGCCCAGGATATCGAAGATGCGGCCCAGCGCATGGGTGCGGCCCGAGAGCGCGGCAGGGTAGCGCGGCTTGAGCAGCGATCCTTCGGGAATGCGCACCTCGATCAGATCGTAGAACCCGTCGTTGAACAGGATCTGCGGATCGAAGACCATGATCATGTAGATGCCGAAGAACATCTTGAACATGTTCTCGTTGAGCAGGAAGTTGATCGAAGCCTGGCTCTGCGGATCGGTGCCGTCGAAATCGAGGATGACCTTGTCGCCGTCGCGCCACATCGTGCATTTGAGCTTGTACGGCCCATAGCCCATGCCGTCGTCGCAGATATAGTCCTCGAAGCTCACCGGCTCCTCGCTGATCGCCTGGGACAGCAGGATCTTCATCGCGCGGTGGTTGCGCGCCAGCAGCTCCTGCGTCGCCGAGACATAAGTGTCGACGCCGAAGCGCTCGCTCATCTCGATGACGCGGCGCGCGGCGACGCGGCACGAGGCGATCAGTGCGTTGAGGTCCGCCGCGCACCACGCAGGCGTTCGGCTCTGATGCAGCACGAGCTTGACGAGGTCCTCGTTGTAAACGTCCTTCTTCCAGATCTTGACCGGGGGAATGCGCACGCCTTCCTGGAAGATGTTGGTTGCATCGATCGGCATCGATCCGGGCACCTTGCCGCCGATGTCGCTCTGATGGCCGAACATCGCGGTATAAGCCAGCAGACGGCCGTCCTTGAACACCGGCAGCAGTACCAGCCAGTCGTTGCAATGGCTGATCGCGCCGCCGACCGAATAGGGGTCCGACAGGAAGATCATGTCGCCATCCTCGAGCGTGCCGTCATAGCCCTCGAGAAATCCACCGATGAAGCTGCCGAACTGGCCGACAATCATGCGGCCAAGATGGTCGGCGATCAGCGGAAAGGCATCGCCCTGCTCGCGAATGCCGGGTGACATCGCGGTGCGCACCAGGGTCGCGTCCATCTCGATGCGCGCGTTGCGCAGCGCGTTCTCGATGATGTCGAGGCTGACCGGATCGATGGTCTTGGTTTCGAACGGGGTGTCGTTGGTCTGGATGATCGTTGCGGGCATGGGTTCAGTTCCCCGTCTTGAGGGTGATGAGGATATTGCCGACCGCATCGACCGTGCCGGTGCAGTCCGCTTCGATCAGCGTGGTCGAATCCATCTCGATGACGATCGCAGGCCCGGGGATCACGTCGCCTGCCAGCAGCTTCGACCGATCGTAGATGACAGCGGGCATCATTGCGCCGTTCATCCACAGTTCGTGGTCGCGCAGCTTGGCCGCGGACGGGTCGCCGTTGCCCTGCGGCAGCGTCGCGGCGGGCAGGTCGAGCGCCTGCCCCATCGCGACCGCGCGCAGGTTCACGATCTCGTGCTCGCTATCCATGTTGAAGGTGAACAGCCGGTGGTGTTCCTCGTCGAAGCGCCCGGTGAGCCATTCGACGCCGTGGGTGTGCAGGTCGTCGCGGGTGACCGCCATCGGCACCTCGAATGCTTGCCCGGCATAGCGCACATCGACCTCGAAGGTGATCGTGACGTCCTCTTTCGCGACGCCTTCGGAGACCAATTCGTCGCCGATCTGGGTCGCCATCTCGTCGAGGATGCCGCCCAGTTCCTCCAGCGTCGTCTGCGATGCCAGCCGCGAGAAGCTGCGCGCGGTTTCGGTGCGCATCCGCGTGGTCGCATCGCCCAGCGCGCACAGCACACCGGGGCTGACGGGAGAGACCGCAGGCCAGCTTCCCATCAGCCGGGCAACCGCGTTGACATGCAGCGGGCCCGCGCCGCCAAATCCCATCAGCGCGAAATCGCGCGGGTCATATCCCTGCTGCACCGAAATCATGCGCAGCGCGCCGAACATGTTCTCGTTGACGATATCGATGATGCCGCGCGCCGCGGCATACAGATCGATCTTGAGCGCATCGGCGATGGTCTGCACCGCCTTTTTCGCGCCCTCGCGGTCGAGCTTGAAGGTCCCGCCGAGCAGCGCCTCGGGCAGATAGCCCAGCACGACATTGGCGTCTGTCACGGTGGGCAGCTCGCCGCCCTTGCCATAGGCCACCGGCCCTGGCACCGCGCCTGCCGATTGCGGGCCGACACGCAGCGCGCCGGTCAATTCAGGCACATAGGCGATCGATCCGCCGCCCGCGCCCACGGTCTTGACGTCCAGCGCCGAGGCACGGACCGAAAGATGCCCAACCTCGGTGGTGCGTACGCGGCGTGCCTCGAGGTTCTCGATCAGCGCGACATCGGTCGAGGTGCCGCCGACATCCAATGTCAGGATGTTGCGGATCCCGGCGTTCTTTCCGACCCAGATCGCCCCGGTAACGCCGCCTGCAGGACCCGACATCAGCAGCGACACGGGATGCTCTTCGGACTTTTCCGACGACATCAGCCCGCCGTCGGAGCGCAGCAGCGCCAATTTGCCCGCCATCCCCGAGTCGCGCAGGCGGCTGCGCAGGTTGCGGACATAACGGCCCACCACCGGGCGCACCGCAGCGTTGGCGACGGTGGTCAGCGTGCGTTCGTATTCCTGCATTTCGGGCAGCACGATATGGCTGAGCGAAATCGGCACGTCGGGCATGATCTCGGCAGCGAGCTCGGCGACGCGGCGTTCGTGCGCGCCGTTCAGATACGCGTTCATCAGGCTGACGGTCAGCGCCTCGACGCCTTGGCGCTTCAGCGTCTCGAGCGCCGCGCGGATATCGGCATCGTCGGTGGCACGCACCTCTTCGCCTTGCGCCGACATGCGGCCCTTGACCTCGACCGTATCCTCGAGCGCGGCTAGCGGCGTCGGCTTGGGCCACACGATCCAGCCGGCAAGGCCTCCGGGGACGAAGCTCCGCGCGATCTGCATCACCTGGCGGTAACCCTCGGTAACGATCAGGCCGACGCGCGCGCCCTTGCCCTCAAGCACCGCGTTGGTCGCGACCGTCGTTCCATGGAGGAATATCTCGACATCGGCGGGCGTGATCCCCGCGCTGCCGCAGATCGCCTGCACGCCGACAAGAATGCCTTCCGAACTGTCATGCGGGGTGGAAGGAGTCTTGTGCCGCCAGAAGGCACCTGTTTGTTCGTCGAACAGCAGCAGATCGGTAAAAGTCCCGCCGACATCGACGCCCAGCCTGTAACTCATTCCTTCACCCCTTGGCTTGCCGGGCTATCGCGCCGCGGCAGGTTGATGTGTTGCCCGTCAGGCTGCGGCCCGTGCCACCAGCGACGGGAGTTCGCGTCCCAATACCTCTGCCATGCAGCGGTTGGCGGCGATCACCGCGTCCAGATCCATGCCGTGTTCGATCCCCGATTGCTGCGCGAGATAGATCAGGTCCTCGGTGGCGATGTTGCCGGTGGCCTTGGGCGCGAACGGGCAGCCGCCCAGCCCGCCCAGGCTGGCATCGAGCGTGGTCACGCCCGCCTGGATCGCCGCCCAGGCATTGGCGATGCCGGTGCCGCGCGTGTTGTGGAAATGCGCGCGCAACCGCACATCGGTCGGCACGAACTCGCGCAACCGGCCATACAGATCGGTCACCTGTGCAGGCACGCCGACGCCGATTGTGTCCGCCAGCGCGATCTCCGCAGGCCCTGCCTCGAGAACGGCTTTTGCGATATCGACGATGCGCTGCGGCGGCACGTCGCCTTCGAACGGACAGCCGAACGCCGCGGAAATCGTCACCTGCGCGACCAGCCCTTCGGCCTTGGCAAAGCGGATCATCTCGCTGGCTTCGGCGATCCCCTCGGCGACGGTCTGCCCCTGGTTCTTCTGGCCAAAGGTGTCGGTGGCGACGATGACGCAGCCGATCTCGTCGACGCCGCGGCGTCCGCCCTCGCGGGTGGCCAACGCGCGCAGCACGCCGCGCTTGTTGAGCGTGAGGCCGATGTACGAAACATCGTCGCGGTCGGGGAGCCCGGCGATGACGGCTTCGGCGTCCGCCATCTGCGGCACGCGCTGCGGATGAACGAAGCTTGCAACCTCGAGCCGCCGCACACCGGCATCGATCATCGCGCCGACCATCGCCAGCTTGTCAGCCGTCGATACGATGTCGGGCTCGTTCTGCAGGCCGTCCCGTGGGCCGACTTCAACGATCTGAATGTGTCTCATCGTGGAGTTTGTATACAAAATGATTTTTCCCGTCCAGCCACGTTAGTTGGCGTTCAGTCGTTTGCGCGCTGCTGCTGCTCTTTTCTCCGCAGGGCGGTTATGCTGAAGGCATGGAAGGCGCGGCGGATGTGGCTGGTCATCACCGCGCGCGCCCAGTGTGAATCGCGCGCGATGAAGGCCGCGATCAGTTCGCGGTGGTCGCGCGCCGACTGCAGCAGCTCCCCTACCCGGTATTGCTTGGCGGTGCGGCTGACCACAGGCTGCTCGATCAGCATCGGCAGCATCGCGCTTAACCGGGGCGACCGCGCCGCCTCGAGGATGATGTCGTGAAAGGCGCGGTTGTGCGCCAGAAACGCCGCCACATCGGGGGGATTTGCTGAAACCGCCTCATCCAGCAGATCCGAAATCCGGGCGATCTCTTCCAGCTGCCGCGCGGTGATGTTGCGCGCTGCGCGACTGGCGGCATGCCCCTCCAGCATGCCGCGCAGCACGAACATCTCGTCGATGTCGTCGGCCGACCAGTCGGCGACGAACAGCCGCTTGGAATCGCTGCGCACGATCAACAACTCGTTCTCAAGCCTGCGCACCGCCTCGCGCACCGGGGTGCGCGACACGCCCGAGATTCGCGCCAGCTGCTCCTCGGTCAGCTGCTCGCCAGGCTCTGCATGTCCGGACAGAACGAACTGGCGAATCTTGTCATAGGCAATATCGGAAGCGCGCGGTGACGCAGCTTTTTCCATTGTTTTCAATCCCATCCCTTTGCCCGGCGTTCGTCAGGGTCCCTCGCCGGGCTGTTGCCACTTTGCATCATGCGGGCTTCAACTGAATTTGCCTATTGACGATAGACATTTGTATACAATAGCGTCAACCTGTAATGGATCGATGAGGGGGTGCTCACGATCCGGGAAGAGGGGTTTGCATGCCGGACGATTGCCGAATCAAAGTCATCGTTCCCATCCCCATGGATGCTGCAGGCGTAGCCTCGCGCGCGGCGCAGCTTCCTGCCGATTTAGTCCGCCCCGGCTTCACCCCCGAGTTCGTCGCGGTGCCCTGGGGCGCGGCGTTGGGCGACAGCTATCACGACATGCTGCTGATGGACTGGACCGTGTTCCAGAGCGGGATCACCGCCGAGGAAGAGGGCTATTCCGGCGTGTTGATCGATACGGTGAGCGATTCGGGGCTGCGCGCGCTACGCTCGCGGCTGACCATCCCGGTGATCGGCCCGGGCGAAGCAGCCTTTGCCGCCGCAATGATGCTGGGCAAGAAGTTCACCGTGCTCACCATGTGGCCCGAATGGTTTCCGCTCTACCAGAAGACGCTGACCGAATACGGCCTGTGGGACCGCGTCGCCTCGCTGCGATCGATCAACACACGTCCCGATGTCACCGAACTGCTCGCGGGCAAGGAAGAGGTGATCTTCGACAAATTGAAGGCAGAGGCGACCCGCGCGATGGAGGAGGACGGCGCAGATGTCATCGTGCTGGGCTCCACCACCATGCACCAGTCGGCGGCGTTCCTTGCGGCAAATCTGCCGATCCCGGTGATCAACCCCGGCCAGATCGCGTGGAAGTTCCTCGAAAGCCTGATCGAATGCGGGCTGACGCACAGCAAAAAGGCGTTTCCGATGCCGGAAGTGCCCAAGGATGCAGACATAAGGAAGGGTTGGTTCTGATGGCAGACTGGTCACCCGGATGCGGAGGCCAAGCGCCTTTGCCGTATCCGTTTTACATCGACATCGTCACCAAGCGCTATTTCGACGGTGTCGACAACAAGAACATGGACCAGGTGCTCAACTGCTTTGCACCCGATGCCACGCTGACCGAAGTCACCTCGAACACCGTGCACCAGGGTCGCGAAGCGATCCGCGCGATGTTCATCAAGCTTTTCGCCGATTTCGAGCAGATCTGGCACGGCAATTTCGTGCATGTCGCCGACCCCGTATCGAATGCTGTGTGCTCGCAGTTCACCGTGCTGATCACGCCCAATGGCGGTGAGCAGCTCCGCTACGAGAACTGCAACCGCTTCTACCTCGAGGACCGGCTGTTCAAGGATGTGTATGTCTACATGAGCGGCGACAATCTGCTGAAAGAAGGGGACGCCTGATGCAATATGCACCCACACTCAGCCGTGACGAGCTGATCACCTTCGCCACGCAGACCTATTTTGCCAGCGTCGATGCTAAGGACATGGCCGCCACGCTTGCCTGTTTCCATGACGAGGCGCTGTTCACCGTCCAGACCAGCTTTACCACCCACGCCGGCAAGGCCGAGATCGAGCGGATGTTCGTCGATTTCTTCGGCGCATGGGAAACGATCGTCCACCGCGACTTCACCTGCACCGTCGATGAGACCAACGGGCGGATAGCCGCGAGTTTCATCGCCGATCTGACCGCCGCCGATGGCAGCGTGACCAGCCTTACCAACACCAATTTCTGGCGCCTGCGCGACGGCAGGTTCCAGGAAGTCCATGTTTATATGAGCGGAGCCAATGTGCTGGTCTGACGACCACATTTGAACAGCCGCCAAAACAGCATCCGGTTCGGGGGAACCAAAGCACTTCAGGGAGTTCACAGCATGCGCCTATCCAGCCTCTTTGCCGCAGCATCGGCTACCGTTCTTGCCAGTGCGCTGGCGACGCCTGCGCTCGCCCAGGCCACCGACCAGACCGAAGCGGTGGACGATTCGGTTATCATCGTCACCGCGCGCCGCCAGAATGAAAGCCTGGCCGATGTCCCGGCTTCGATCACGGTGTTCACCGCCGACTCGATCCAGAAGACCGGGGTCGAGACCGCCGACCAGTTCGTCCAGCTGACCCCGGGCGTCACCATCGTCACCGGTACTGCGGAAGCCGGCGACACCCAGATCAACATCCGCGGCATCAACGGCGCGCGCGACGCGGAAAGCTCGGTCGCTCTGGTCGTCGATGGCATCCTCAAGACCAACACCGCGCAGCTCAACCAGAACCAGGGCACATTGAGGCAGATCGAAATTCTCAAGGGTCCGCAGGGCGCGCTGTATGGCCGCAACGCGGCAGCCGGCGCGATCGTCATCCAGACGCTGAAGCCCGGCGACACGCTCGAGGCGGGGATCGAATTGAGCGCCGCAGAACAGCAGACCTATCGCGGCAACGCCTTCATCTCGGTGCCCTTGGGCGAAAACGCCGGGTTCGTGCTGTCGGGATCGTATTTCAAGACCGACGGCTTCTATCGCAACATCTTCCTGAACAACTCCAAGACCATCGACGACCAGGAGATCTGGTCGGTCGACGGCCGCTTCGTCGCGCAACTGGGCGACCGCACCGAGATCGACGCCAAGGCGCGCTATTCGGACCTGACCGGCGCCTCGATCAACTTCAACGCAGCGTTCCACCTGCCCAATTTCGCGGGTGCCAACCCGGCGTTCTTCGAGGATGTGAACCGGCACCCGTTCAACTTCTACAACAACATCCGTCCGACCAACGACCAGACGACGTTCGATGCCTCGATCAAGCTCGAGCATGAGTTCGATTTCGCCAAGCTGACCCTGTGGGGCCTGTACAGCGATGTCGACCAGTCGCTGACCGCCGATGGCACCTCGGCAGACTTTGCCCGCTTCACCTTCCCGGGCGCGACCGCGGCATCGCGTGCGGCCTCCAACGCCTGCTTTGCCAGCACCGCACAGCTGCGGGGCTTCCCGGTCAACCAGCCCGGCTTCATCGGTGCAACCCCGGTGCCGTTCATCTTCGCACCCGCGACCGGATCGACATTCGGCCCGTACAGCCCGACCACCTGCGATGGCACCCAGTATCAGATCCGCCAACAGGAGGATTTCAGCGGCGAAATCCGCCTGTCGTCGAACGGCGATGGCCCCTTTAACTGGCAGCTGGGCGGCTATTATCTGAACATCAGCCGCGACGTCGGGGTCAGCCTGGGCGCGGATCTGGGCCAGGGGATCATCCGCCAGCTCTACAACGCACCCAACACGACCAACCCGACCACCCAGCTGTATTTCGACCGGTTCAGCACCGACGTCTATGCCGCTTTCGGATCGGCGGAC
Encoded proteins:
- a CDS encoding hydantoinase B/oxoprolinase family protein produces the protein MPATIIQTNDTPFETKTIDPVSLDIIENALRNARIEMDATLVRTAMSPGIREQGDAFPLIADHLGRMIVGQFGSFIGGFLEGYDGTLEDGDMIFLSDPYSVGGAISHCNDWLVLLPVFKDGRLLAYTAMFGHQSDIGGKVPGSMPIDATNIFQEGVRIPPVKIWKKDVYNEDLVKLVLHQSRTPAWCAADLNALIASCRVAARRVIEMSERFGVDTYVSATQELLARNHRAMKILLSQAISEEPVSFEDYICDDGMGYGPYKLKCTMWRDGDKVILDFDGTDPQSQASINFLLNENMFKMFFGIYMIMVFDPQILFNDGFYDLIEVRIPEGSLLKPRYPAALSGRTHALGRIFDILGGLLGQKTPEFLNAAGFSSSPHLFYAGTDRQGEWFQLFQIGFGGIPGRPMGDGPDGHSLWPGFTNVPNEFLERYFPLVIERYETVPDSGGAGLHRGGNGIIMTYRFLEPGVIAIHDDRWFVPPWGVNGGKPGARARKILEKPDGTQSIVGNKVEDLAIEAGDVLHFITWGGGGWGDPLERAAELVAKEIRQGLVTSEGAKAYGVIADADGVLDAAATEALRTQMRSERPDLPLFDYGPSIEQLRANCLAETGLPAPIQPRWAHHAIAAE
- a CDS encoding hydantoinase/oxoprolinase family protein gives rise to the protein MSYRLGVDVGGTFTDLLLFDEQTGAFWRHKTPSTPHDSSEGILVGVQAICGSAGITPADVEIFLHGTTVATNAVLEGKGARVGLIVTEGYRQVMQIARSFVPGGLAGWIVWPKPTPLAALEDTVEVKGRMSAQGEEVRATDDADIRAALETLKRQGVEALTVSLMNAYLNGAHERRVAELAAEIMPDVPISLSHIVLPEMQEYERTLTTVANAAVRPVVGRYVRNLRSRLRDSGMAGKLALLRSDGGLMSSEKSEEHPVSLLMSGPAGGVTGAIWVGKNAGIRNILTLDVGGTSTDVALIENLEARRVRTTEVGHLSVRASALDVKTVGAGGGSIAYVPELTGALRVGPQSAGAVPGPVAYGKGGELPTVTDANVVLGYLPEALLGGTFKLDREGAKKAVQTIADALKIDLYAAARGIIDIVNENMFGALRMISVQQGYDPRDFALMGFGGAGPLHVNAVARLMGSWPAVSPVSPGVLCALGDATTRMRTETARSFSRLASQTTLEELGGILDEMATQIGDELVSEGVAKEDVTITFEVDVRYAGQAFEVPMAVTRDDLHTHGVEWLTGRFDEEHHRLFTFNMDSEHEIVNLRAVAMGQALDLPAATLPQGNGDPSAAKLRDHELWMNGAMMPAVIYDRSKLLAGDVIPGPAIVIEMDSTTLIEADCTGTVDAVGNILITLKTGN
- a CDS encoding hydroxymethylglutaryl-CoA lyase; protein product: MRHIQIVEVGPRDGLQNEPDIVSTADKLAMVGAMIDAGVRRLEVASFVHPQRVPQMADAEAVIAGLPDRDDVSYIGLTLNKRGVLRALATREGGRRGVDEIGCVIVATDTFGQKNQGQTVAEGIAEASEMIRFAKAEGLVAQVTISAAFGCPFEGDVPPQRIVDIAKAVLEAGPAEIALADTIGVGVPAQVTDLYGRLREFVPTDVRLRAHFHNTRGTGIANAWAAIQAGVTTLDASLGGLGGCPFAPKATGNIATEDLIYLAQQSGIEHGMDLDAVIAANRCMAEVLGRELPSLVARAAA
- a CDS encoding GntR family transcriptional regulator, with protein sequence MEKAASPRASDIAYDKIRQFVLSGHAEPGEQLTEEQLARISGVSRTPVREAVRRLENELLIVRSDSKRLFVADWSADDIDEMFVLRGMLEGHAASRAARNITARQLEEIARISDLLDEAVSANPPDVAAFLAHNRAFHDIILEAARSPRLSAMLPMLIEQPVVSRTAKQYRVGELLQSARDHRELIAAFIARDSHWARAVMTSHIRRAFHAFSITALRRKEQQQRAND
- a CDS encoding aspartate/glutamate racemase family protein, translated to MPDDCRIKVIVPIPMDAAGVASRAAQLPADLVRPGFTPEFVAVPWGAALGDSYHDMLLMDWTVFQSGITAEEEGYSGVLIDTVSDSGLRALRSRLTIPVIGPGEAAFAAAMMLGKKFTVLTMWPEWFPLYQKTLTEYGLWDRVASLRSINTRPDVTELLAGKEEVIFDKLKAEATRAMEEDGADVIVLGSTTMHQSAAFLAANLPIPVINPGQIAWKFLESLIECGLTHSKKAFPMPEVPKDADIRKGWF